In Malus sylvestris chromosome 2, drMalSylv7.2, whole genome shotgun sequence, the genomic stretch GCACACATGCATGCGTACGCATGTAAACGTACAGATTAACTAAATATTGTATAGCATCATGAGCAATCAGCCTTTTGAATTTAGCAGAGTGACTGCTCATGATGTTATATCATTCATTTCCATGAAGCTCCATCGATATCTAGCTTAACTATAGTAGTAGTAGGCCACCAAACGGTTAATTTACTGAAAACCTCCGCCGCTGAGCGCCGGAGCCCAATAGTCAGCTCCATTATCGCTCCCAACTTGGAGGGTACATGAAACTGGAACCAAACACAAGCCCCTACTCCTCAGGTCCTTTTTTGGCTCTTCATGAGGATCCTAACAATGTGTAACcagaaaaccatttaattaagtaTAGCATAATTTCATTGTGATTACGCAAAGTTAATTGTATATAATTAATGAgctaaacgttattttaaaagATACAAGCAGCTGGCACACACGCGATACATGtgcaattaaattttatttttattctctACGTTTCATCACATCCACAAAACTAGAGCACATTTTATAAAGTGTCAATATGCTGCCGAACATTGCCACCATACTAGCAAAACAATCCTCTTTATTAGGGTCTGCGACAAAAAACCAAACCATATTTTAATCTCAGTAGTCCGTTGGTGAACTTTCTTCGTTGGGTGGTTTAAGCAAGTGAAGGGGTTGAGCGTGAGGAGTATGTGGAATTGAGGCTTTTTCTGGcaagagatggagagagagaggaagaggagagaagttggtttttttataaaaaaaaataaatttaatttaaatatggCTGCTATGTGTACATAGCTGTGAGGTTCAcctaaaaaaaggaaaatttgggTTCATGTATTATTAAATTGGTCATAATTTTTGTTTCAGTTCAGTTTTGATTAAGTTAAAAGTTAATCTGAAACAAAAATTACCATTCTAAGTTAAAAGTTAAAGGTTCacctaaaaaaaagaaaatttgcttTATTAGCTTTAGAGGGTTAGAATGgtaattttgtgaaattttggttgacaattaAGATTAAGTTAAAAGTTAATAAAGCATGCATGGAATATATACCTGCTCAGAAGCTCCTTTCCTCTTCATGCAATTGTCATTGAGCAGCTGTGATCAGAACGACATATAATACAAAAGCCTTAGTAACTTAATTAGCATtgactaattaattagtttgaCATGAATAAGATAATATTACATGATAATGTATTCCTCTCATTTTTATCTTTATGTAAAAAGATTCGAAGCTTTAAAGATGATCATGGCTTTGTATACTTTTTAAACAGTAGTTATCTTTAGTTGCTTACAAGATACCGCAACATTATCAGTTCAATAAATATTTATTACGTGTTGAAAAAATATATTACCCGTCCAAATAAATTGGTGGCAATATATAATCTCTCCGACAATACATGCATAGTTGTATCGCTTTGTAGGTTTTCCCAAGTTCAAGATGTAAATATGGGTCCAATAAAAGCTAGCATGTGTGTATATACCTGACCAGGATCTTCAGGGAACATACAATTCCTCTCCCCTTGAACCTAATTAATAAgaaacttttaattaattcaccATTATCAATCAATTACGGGGCTAAGATATACCTAATGAATATTATGTATACAGTCTTGCACGTGCAAGAAGAAGATAGAGGAAGGGGGTGGAGATGTGGCttggggaagagagaaaaaaacaaattaaagctAGGGAGactatttatttaaattatttattataaatCATGTGGTTGATGACAcatgttttcaattttgtttattgtttttaaattacttACTACAGACTGTGGCTGCTGCAGCATGTTTCCTGATCCACTGCCCAAGTAAGGTAAACTGAGGGCCTGCATCCAAGGGGGAAAAGAGAGAAGCATGAAACGAATCGTAtttttagcacttcaaaaacgagagagagagagagagagaatattaATTGAAAGGAATAACTAAAGAGAATGGAACTTTAACGGTGTGGTTGTGTGCCATCACGGCCAATTGCAAGTACCAACTAAATGGCCCCTgtcgagagagagaaagagagagagagagagagaggttaccTCAATTTGACTCTGAAGGAATCTGATGTACCCAATAGCTTCTAACAAGACAGAGGCTGTGTCAGTCTGCAAAAGAGATAAAAAGCCACACCACAACCCGCCAAAGTCATACTCATACTTTGCTTGCATGTCTTCTTTAATGCTTAAAGGTAGAAGAGAAAGCCCTTCATTGTATAGTAGTAATAGTATATATAAATAAGGGATCGTTATTGACACTTAAAAAATTATCACAcagtataaatttatataaaGTACAAGGAAAAAATTGTATATGAGAGTGCAGGATAAAAAGTTCACTTTATAAGTTTGTTGAGTAAGAATTCGATAAGTAATGTGCAAAATATACAATAATTCATTTTTAACCACTAAtcttaaacaattttttttaggcTTGTTGGCTGCATACGATAGAGGGTAGAGGGGGAAGAGCAATGGCATACCTTCCCAAATGGAGAAACTAGCTGATGAAGGGCTGTAATTCTGTCACCTAATTTCTCCTTCCTCACCTGAATGTAGACAGTAGCTATCATAGATAAGAGGTGGAGGTCTCTTGGGGTTAAAACACAAGAGATTAAGAATCATCATGATTGATCAGAAATGGACATTCGAAAAAGACAACTATATACTTCCACAGTTCCACCTACAGGTGCGTGTGTGTTTGTGCCTGTCTGTTCTTGTGTGAAAGaagtagtgagagagagagagagagagagagagagggagtgatTAGTTCAGTTGTAACTTGTAAGCGTTACCTTGAAGGTAGTAGGGGTTGAAGAAGGTTGAACCCTAGCTCTCTTAAGCGCCCCACCATTGTTACACTtcacaaaagaaacaaagaacaaaGAACAGAAAGAAATGAATATTGAGTACAATTTTCTGCCAAAGAAAAGGAGTACATtgataaatattaattaaaactCTTCAGTGAATTTTACTGTACATtgataaatattaattaaaactCTTCAGTGAATTTTACTGATCACCCCGTATTAAGTTCTTAACCGATTAGCACTTTAATTGATACTAAATAAACCAGTTTATGGCTATTTGACGGGAAAAACGGAAGCTGATTCATTTCAATACCATATTAAGGACTTAATGAACTACTTAAagagaaaaaggtaaaaaaatcttgaaaagagaaaagcaccacatgataaataaattataattcaTTTGATGACTCCATATTAATGCGCATATattgagattaaaaaattaagctCATCGCTCATCACATTCAAAGCATGTATTTAGAATAGCTAGTTCAATTAtatgaaagaaaaaaggaatgAATAATTTTGGACAACCCTAGAAAATCAAGAATGTGTAATTTTCGTATCGAAAGAGAATTTATCatggactctctctctctctctctctcgggtTAATTACTTGTATGTAAAAAGTGTTAATTACCTGATCAGAGGATCGATGTGGTGGTGGATGCCTCACGTCCGACTTGCTAGAAAAATCCAACATATTGTTGTTGCTGAAACTCGTCACACACGATGACTTAGGAGATGAGGCCGCAGATGGAGTAGTTGATTGCATAATCTGAGACAAAGAAGACAAAGCTGCAGCTGATGGGTTAAAATCTTGGATGTGATCATTCCCGTGATGATGATGTCCGTACATAAAGCCGCCGCTGCTTCCTGAGTTTTCTTGCTTCACGTCCACAGCAGGAGCATTTGGAGGTTGAGTGCTATTTAATATTTGCTCCTCCCAATTTTCCAATTTCTTAGCAGCTTGATGAAATTGTCTCATGATTACCCCTTTCTCATCTTCACCTACCAATCCACCCCTGATAATTCACAACCACACATCCATTAATAAGTCATTGATTTatgaaaaaatatcaaaattaataattaagtaTTTGATGATCTATATATAACAAATAGAGTTATTATTCGCActtcaaaaatattatttttgtattctaaaatttgataggaaaaaagaaaaaaaaattgtatagagAGAACTGCAGAATGACACTTTTAACAGCGCCCATAACAAAATATCAAAGTTTGAgtccatgcatgcaaattaagcagCTATGTATTTTGTATTGAGATAAAAAGGAGTGCTaattaagaaaatataattacaagagAAGTTGGCTCCAAGACTCTGGAAGCTCCTGGTTGTTATTTTCAATATGCCAAGAAGGAATGGCAAGTCCTGAAGAAGAAATTGTTGAAGAAGGGGGGGaagtgttgttgttgttgttgggtgCAAATTGTGGGATTAAAAAATTAGGAGGAAGAGGAGAAGGGGGATGAAAGAAAGGAGAAATATTCATAGATGGTTGGGTACTTGGTGGCCTCATGCTGTTGATACTCCACCAATTAGGGTTTCCGGCCATCATTTGTTGCACCGGTGAGCTCTGGCAACCACCTCTATTCATGCCTCTCGTTATCTTCTGATTCTGAATGAGAGCTAATCAGCTGTGCAAGCTTCCTATCTACAAGTTAGGATTTCCCAGCTCCCTTAGCTTTTTGGATCTTTTTCTGAAGATCCCAAAACAAGTATAGAAACTTTGAGAGTTCTGCCTCCACTGGGTTAAGTAGTAGTGGTATTGTATACTAGCAAGAGGGAGAGGAAAACCCAGGTCCTGCTTTTAAGAGAATTTGAATAATCATGGAGTTTTGAGAGCCTTTGTCTTTGTTGTTTCCTCTCTCTTTTATCTTGCTAGTTAGCTCCTTTTTTTATTACTCTGATctgcttttttctttcttccctttcttttatgtttttctttttcttctttacttTTTCTCTCCTTTTGCTTTATCTCAAAGTGGGACAGAAAAGGTCGTAGCAATTCCTATTAATTAAGTAACAAAAAATTGGATCTCACTAGCGTGAGTCTTGAGTACACAATATATTTCTCTCCGTCCCATCAACCTATCTGCCAagatttatatacatatatcataGGTGTATATTTACTGCATTGGGTAATTGGGATCCACCATCCATGTATAGTTGTATTGTAATTTGGTGAGTTAGTTTTAaggtaattaaaatttattaagaaATCATAAAAAGCGTACATAGAATTGGCATATATATTACTTTAACTAAATGAACGTTGAAACAACCATTCACTTATAATAAATTTAGACTAAAGGTGTGTTATTTTGCATGATTcgttttttgaccaaaaaaaaaaaagttgaatcaCACGAACGTTCAAACAACCATTCACTTAATATATAGTGGTTTAGATTATTAATTTAAGAGGTTTTTAAACTTTAATCcttcaagaagattaaaatttaataaaaatctggTGTTAGATTGAATATCGATTTTAGTCCCTTAATGTgtacttaattcaaattcatattatatttttgtttttatatttgatAGAAAACTTATTTAATgttattacatttaattttaaatttattattatacacattttaattcattaattttatttttatttaactttCTCTAATTAGTGTACCAAAACGTatgtatcataatatattttactaaattaaTGTACTGAAATGcccgtacctaaatatattgtagtgaattagtgacacataagaaaatatgtaaaaacataAGTGTACTGAAAATTTCATACCTAACTATAtgatactaaactagtgtaccgaaatgtcggtacctaaatatattatactaaaTTAGTGTACCAAAATGTCCATACCTAACCATATTATACTAACACAATGTACCAAAATGTTCGTACCTAAatattgtaatgaattagtGGTAGATaagaaatatgcaaaaacataagtgtactgaaaaatctctacgaaaatattttcttatataagatgcttaccataatgagaattaaaatttacaatattttcataaaatttaaattcataaaattaaaaattaaaaaagagacATTGAATATATATGTTGGCATTAAATAGAGtctagggactaaaatcaatttttaatcttgtataagacATTTTCTAAACTTCATCTTATTTAGGGATTAAAATCTAGTTTTCTATTAATTTAACAGCATAACAACTTAAATAATTTAAGCAAAAGACATGGAATTTCAACTTTATATGAATTTTGCAAAACTAGATAGTTAAGTTTGTGCAAAGATCCTATATATTTTTCTCAATTTCAAAATAATGTAGAGACTAAGTTCCATGCAAGCATAAAATATCGATTGTGACATGAAATCAATAAATGATAAGTTATGTGAGTTCTTGTCTCACTAGTGTGGTGTGAGCCACCCTCTGATGACTAAGTTAGACATAGTAGAAAGAGTTAGGGTTTCTTGGTGAACGAACACTTACCTCTTATGGTGAGAACTCATGTCATTTAAAGTTGAGCACAATGAAAACTTGTATAAGTGTATGTGCATGGTATGCGTTCATCGGTGGAATATGATCATGTCCATTAATTCATTAGTCGTTTGACTTGCAGAGACGTAGTGATTAATATAATTATGAGTCATTGAGTCTCGAATCTCTGAATACGTTGTTGGTTTTGGCCTATGATTAAGTCATAATTAACGGAAATTTCCGTTACTTGATCCTAAATCTCTCGGCCATTTTTCGCTTGAGTGTGTTTGATATGCAAGTCCAACAAAGGTGAATTCCTCTTCTGGATTGTGGTCCGAGGCATTACCCGCTTCGTTGAATACGGGTGAGATCATGCATTTCTTTTCCGCGGGATTCGAGAGGC encodes the following:
- the LOC126595712 gene encoding transcription factor bHLH68-like isoform X3, which gives rise to MNRGGCQSSPVQQMMAGNPNWWSINSMRPPSTQPSMNISPFFHPPSPLPPNFLIPQFAPNNNNNTSPPSSTISSSGLAIPSWHIENNNQELPESWSQLLLGGLVGEDEKGVIMRQFHQAAKKLENWEEQILNSTQPPNAPAVDVKQENSGSSGGFMYGHHHHGNDHIQDFNPSAAALSSLSQIMQSTTPSAASSPKSSCVTSFSNNNMLDFSSKSDVRHPPPHRSSDQCNNGGALKRARVQPSSTPTTFKVRKEKLGDRITALHQLVSPFGKTDTASVLLEAIGYIRFLQSQIEALSLPYLGSGSGNMLQQPQSVVQGERNCMFPEDPGQLLNDNCMKRKGASEQTLIKRIVLLVWWQCSAAY
- the LOC126595712 gene encoding transcription factor bHLH68-like isoform X4: MNRGGCQSSPVQQMMAGNPNWWSINSMRPPSTQPSMNISPFFHPPSPLPPNFLIPQFAPNNNNNTSPPSSTISSSGLAIPSWHIENNNQELPESWSQLLLGGLVGEDEKGVIMRQFHQAAKKLENWEEQILNSTQPPNAPAVDVKQENSGSSGGFMYGHHHHGNDHIQDFNPSAAALSSLSQIMQSTTPSAASSPKSSCVTSFSNNNMLDFSSKSDVRHPPPHRSSDQCNNGGALKRARVQPSSTPTTFKVRKEKLGDRITALHQLVSPFGKTDTASVLLEAIGYIRFLQSQIEALSLPYLGSGSGNMLQQPQSVLLNDNCMKRKGASEQTLIKRIVLLVWWQCSAAY
- the LOC126595712 gene encoding transcription factor bHLH68-like isoform X1 — translated: MNRGGCQSSPVQQMMAGNPNWWSINSMRPPSTQPSMNISPFFHPPSPLPPNFLIPQFAPNNNNNTSPPSSTISSSGLAIPSWHIENNNQELPESWSQLLLGGLVGEDEKGVIMRQFHQAAKKLENWEEQILNSTQPPNAPAVDVKQENSGSSGGFMYGHHHHGNDHIQDFNPSAAALSSLSQIMQSTTPSAASSPKSSCVTSFSNNNMLDFSSKSDVRHPPPHRSSDQCNNGGALKRARVQPSSTPTTFKVRKEKLGDRITALHQLVSPFGKTDTASVLLEAIGYIRFLQSQIEALSLPYLGSGSGNMLQQPQSVVQGERNCMFPEDPGQLLNDNCMKRKGASEQDPHEEPKKDLRSRGLCLVPVSCTLQVGSDNGADYWAPALSGGGFQ
- the LOC126595712 gene encoding transcription factor bHLH68-like isoform X2 translates to MNRGGCQSSPVQQMMAGNPNWWSINSMRPPSTQPSMNISPFFHPPSPLPPNFLIPQFAPNNNNNTSPPSSTISSSGLAIPSWHIENNNQELPESWSQLLLGGLVGEDEKGVIMRQFHQAAKKLENWEEQILNSTQPPNAPAVDVKQENSGSSGGFMYGHHHHGNDHIQDFNPSAAALSSLSQIMQSTTPSAASSPKSSCVTSFSNNNMLDFSSKSDVRHPPPHRSSDQCNNGGALKRARVQPSSTPTTFKVRKEKLGDRITALHQLVSPFGKTDTASVLLEAIGYIRFLQSQIEALSLPYLGSGSGNMLQQPQSVLLNDNCMKRKGASEQDPHEEPKKDLRSRGLCLVPVSCTLQVGSDNGADYWAPALSGGGFQ